The following proteins are co-located in the Frigidibacter mobilis genome:
- a CDS encoding head decoration protein: MTTLTEGKHPGGFLVWEAFRDYTRETTTVAAGSLEPGTVLGRITASGKYAAHDPAAVDGTETAVAVLWGKADASAGDAPAVALVRGPAIVNRHDLVFAGTPSEAEIAAAHTALLAAGILVR, translated from the coding sequence ATGACCACGCTCACCGAAGGCAAACACCCCGGCGGCTTCCTCGTCTGGGAAGCCTTCCGCGACTACACCCGCGAGACGACCACCGTCGCCGCCGGCTCGCTCGAGCCCGGCACGGTGCTGGGCAGGATCACCGCCTCGGGCAAGTACGCCGCCCACGATCCCGCCGCCGTCGACGGCACCGAGACCGCCGTCGCGGTGCTCTGGGGCAAGGCGGATGCGAGCGCCGGCGACGCGCCGGCCGTCGCCCTCGTCCGCGGGCCCGCCATCGTCAACCGCCACGACCTCGTCTTCGCAGGCACGCCCAGCGAGGCCGAGATCGCGGCCGCCCACACGGCGCTTCTCGCCGCGGGCATCCTCGTCCGCTGA